Proteins encoded together in one Desulfuromonas acetexigens window:
- a CDS encoding LTA synthase family protein, with the protein MSAYLDKFRSLFLNRYFLFVLALILATEICQRCGGLPALRHAWRLEIPLLLYLYWLGNRMLRPSRRQPWLAAIPAVLLYVIFDLYHMQFGRLLRITEVAQIPELIQVLTPGIRLATFLAVGIPLTLFLRAVAWRRWKSTLAAAIPLFAICLSIALYPSGIMALFAKTQTAMVFYSDTKSAKANGRVAMMLYNEAKRRSYLQETTHYQGDTPYLKKYAKRTEQIRHQRDKRNVHLVVLESFLDPSLLGAARYSKDPAHPAFSELFGGKGSLSISPVFGGGTAQAEFEVLCGVPAMRELSGIEFDVFTGSPTPCLPYLLAEGGYQTLASNAYKPDFFNSTNAYAGMGFNSIFYPREFAPGWDSYFGTGEVGDEIYMFDGDLLDSNLAFIAEKIRASKGRPLFNYIIGMYGHLPHILDDAKRPRVLRVEGAPQLGQLERAVNQYYYRTEAIARFVQGLQRIDPESLVILVSDHLPSLDQGPLTYRSLNYLAGVEGDIHLNRIYFIENGKVTRHRTINHYDVPRIVLDYVTRGEYCRDGDGDCDFTPEESPEEKTVYREEYMTIMARAML; encoded by the coding sequence ATGTCAGCCTATCTCGATAAATTCCGTTCCTTGTTCCTGAATCGCTACTTCCTTTTCGTTCTGGCGCTGATCCTGGCCACGGAAATCTGCCAGCGCTGCGGCGGCCTGCCTGCCCTTCGCCATGCCTGGCGCTTGGAAATCCCGCTGCTGCTCTATCTCTACTGGCTCGGCAACCGCATGCTGCGTCCCTCCCGCCGGCAACCCTGGCTGGCGGCGATTCCCGCCGTGCTGCTCTACGTCATCTTCGATCTCTACCACATGCAGTTCGGCCGTCTGCTGCGCATCACCGAAGTTGCGCAGATCCCGGAACTGATCCAGGTTCTCACGCCGGGCATCCGCCTCGCGACCTTTCTGGCGGTGGGTATCCCGTTGACGCTCTTCCTCCGCGCCGTCGCTTGGCGTCGCTGGAAATCGACCCTGGCGGCGGCAATCCCCCTGTTTGCGATCTGTCTCTCCATCGCGCTCTATCCTAGCGGCATCATGGCCCTTTTCGCCAAAACCCAGACGGCCATGGTCTTCTATTCGGATACCAAGAGCGCCAAGGCCAACGGTCGAGTGGCGATGATGCTCTACAACGAGGCGAAGCGCCGCAGCTATCTGCAGGAAACCACCCACTACCAGGGGGATACGCCCTATCTGAAAAAATACGCCAAGCGCACCGAACAGATCCGCCATCAGCGGGATAAGCGCAACGTGCATCTGGTGGTGCTGGAAAGCTTTCTCGACCCATCCCTGCTCGGCGCCGCCCGATACTCCAAGGATCCGGCCCATCCGGCCTTTTCCGAACTGTTCGGCGGCAAAGGCAGCCTGAGCATTTCCCCGGTCTTTGGCGGCGGCACCGCCCAGGCCGAATTCGAGGTACTCTGCGGCGTTCCGGCGATGCGGGAACTGTCAGGGATCGAGTTCGACGTCTTTACCGGCTCCCCCACCCCCTGTCTCCCTTATCTGCTCGCGGAAGGCGGCTATCAGACCCTGGCCAGCAATGCCTACAAGCCCGATTTCTTCAACTCGACCAATGCCTATGCCGGCATGGGCTTCAATAGTATTTTCTACCCTCGGGAGTTCGCCCCGGGCTGGGACAGCTATTTCGGCACCGGCGAGGTCGGCGACGAAATTTACATGTTCGACGGCGACCTGCTGGACAGCAATCTTGCTTTCATCGCCGAAAAGATCCGCGCCAGCAAGGGACGACCGCTCTTCAACTATATCATCGGCATGTACGGCCACCTGCCGCATATCCTCGACGATGCCAAGCGTCCCCGGGTTCTCCGGGTGGAAGGCGCACCCCAGCTCGGCCAACTGGAGCGCGCGGTCAACCAGTATTACTACCGCACCGAGGCCATCGCCAGATTTGTTCAGGGCCTGCAGCGCATCGATCCGGAAAGTCTGGTGATTCTGGTCAGCGATCACCTCCCCAGCCTCGACCAGGGGCCCCTAACCTATCGGTCCCTGAACTATCTGGCCGGAGTGGAGGGGGATATCCACCTCAACCGCATCTACTTCATCGAAAACGGCAAGGTGACGCGTCACCGCACCATCAATCACTACGACGTGCCGCGAATCGTCCTCGACTATGTGACGCGGGGGGAATACTGCCGGGATGGGGATGGGGATTGCGATTTTACCCCGGAAGAGAGCCCCGAGGAAAAGACGGTGTATCGGGAGGAGTACATGACGATCATGGCCAGAGCCATGCTCTGA
- a CDS encoding O-acetylhomoserine aminocarboxypropyltransferase/cysteine synthase family protein: MSKSWKIETQAVQGTYAPKATEARIPTICQSTTFKYDSAEHVAKLFDLDLPDPFYTRLGNPTTDAFEGKIALMEGGVGALATSSGQAATALSIMNICRAGQHIVTAGTLYGGTYSLFANTLPKLGIEVSFVNPDSSAEEIKKHFRPETKALFAETIGNPGLNVLDFEKFSAVARATGVPLLIDNTFPTPYLCRPLDHGADIVIHSATKYIDGHASSLGGVIVDGGKFDWTSGKFPELTEPDSSYHGLRYVEKFGPSAYIVKARAQYMRDLGVTPSPFNSFLFHQGLTTLPLRMERHSANALALAHFLQGHPKVSWVNYPGLESHPSYPLAQRYMPKGASGVLTFGIKGAREAGIRFMEATRIIALVVHVGDARSCVLHPASTTHRQLSEAQQIASGVTPDLIRLSVGIEHIDDLIADVEQALNAG, from the coding sequence ATGAGCAAATCCTGGAAAATCGAAACCCAGGCGGTCCAGGGAACCTATGCGCCGAAAGCGACCGAAGCGCGCATTCCAACGATCTGCCAGAGCACCACCTTCAAATACGACAGCGCCGAGCACGTCGCCAAACTCTTCGACCTCGACCTGCCCGACCCCTTTTACACTCGCCTCGGCAATCCCACCACTGACGCCTTCGAAGGCAAGATTGCTCTGATGGAAGGGGGCGTCGGGGCCCTGGCCACCTCCTCGGGTCAGGCCGCCACGGCCCTGTCAATCATGAATATCTGCCGGGCCGGGCAGCATATCGTCACCGCCGGCACTCTCTACGGCGGTACCTACTCGCTCTTCGCCAACACCCTGCCAAAACTCGGCATCGAAGTGAGCTTCGTCAATCCCGACTCCTCGGCGGAGGAGATCAAAAAACATTTTCGCCCGGAAACCAAGGCCCTGTTCGCCGAAACCATCGGCAATCCCGGTCTGAATGTTCTTGATTTTGAAAAGTTTTCCGCCGTCGCCCGGGCGACGGGGGTACCGCTGCTCATTGACAACACCTTTCCGACACCGTACCTCTGCCGGCCGTTGGATCACGGTGCCGATATCGTCATCCACTCGGCGACCAAATACATCGATGGCCATGCCAGCAGCCTCGGCGGGGTCATCGTCGACGGCGGCAAATTCGACTGGACCTCGGGCAAATTTCCGGAACTGACCGAACCGGACAGCTCCTACCACGGCCTGCGCTACGTGGAGAAATTCGGCCCGTCCGCCTACATCGTCAAGGCCCGAGCCCAATACATGCGCGATCTCGGCGTCACCCCTTCACCTTTCAACTCCTTTCTCTTCCATCAGGGGCTGACCACCTTGCCCCTGCGCATGGAACGTCACAGCGCCAACGCCCTGGCCCTCGCCCATTTCCTGCAAGGGCACCCGAAGGTTTCCTGGGTCAACTATCCGGGGCTGGAGAGTCACCCGAGCTATCCCCTGGCGCAAAGATATATGCCGAAAGGGGCGAGCGGGGTGCTGACCTTCGGCATCAAAGGGGCGCGCGAGGCGGGCATCCGTTTCATGGAAGCGACCAGAATCATCGCCCTGGTGGTGCATGTGGGGGATGCCCGCAGCTGCGTGCTGCATCCGGCCAGCACCACCCACCGGCAACTCTCCGAGGCCCAGCAGATCGCCTCGGGGGTCACGCCCGACCTGATCCGCCTCTCCGTCGGCATCGAGCATATCGACGACCTCATCGCCGATGTTGAACAGGCGCTGAACGCCGGCTGA
- a CDS encoding SseB family protein, which yields MTDLDLALSLCQQEPEDHDKQTRFYDLFLNSNFYVPTQAEEGKSGEITADDSENAVPLIIDGEGEDFLMLFDREDRLYAWAGAEVSYVLVAGYALARISDPPLHWALNVGSDYPKQFLPDEIGWLRSVVENCEGEAESSSAPA from the coding sequence ATGACCGACCTCGATCTGGCCCTGAGCCTTTGTCAGCAGGAACCCGAAGATCACGATAAACAAACACGTTTTTACGATCTTTTTCTCAATTCCAACTTCTACGTGCCAACCCAGGCGGAAGAGGGCAAGTCCGGGGAAATCACTGCCGACGATTCCGAGAATGCGGTGCCGTTGATTATCGACGGAGAAGGGGAAGATTTCCTGATGCTGTTTGATCGGGAGGATCGCCTCTATGCCTGGGCCGGTGCCGAAGTCAGTTATGTGCTGGTGGCGGGTTACGCCCTGGCGCGCATATCGGACCCGCCTCTGCATTGGGCGCTCAATGTCGGCAGCGACTATCCCAAGCAGTTTCTCCCCGATGAAATCGGCTGGCTGCGCAGCGTGGTTGAAAACTGTGAGGGTGAAGCGGAAAGTTCTTCAGCCCCGGCCTGA
- a CDS encoding Rqc2 family fibronectin-binding protein yields the protein MDILTLDAIVRELKPLLTGAAVGKIHQPGADDLVLRLWNGRENLRLLISASARAARLHLTAETAPNPQTPPRFCQLLRSRLRRLLTIARVPGERIVRLVFSGAGESRWTLVAELYGPQANLLLLDGEGRIVDSLKRQAETGRPALPTTVYVPPPALERLDLVADLPQPPTEQPLVDWLNQAVTPMTPLLAADLDAAVACGGDLRTVLEDFRALWLAEKFSPCIVGWRGRSWLTPLLPAYLELESARRFATVSEAAEAYYCDGAQDAVFGGGRGELERLLGKSRARLRRRLEQIEAETARMGDYQREQQWGELLLGNLARLRRGMTELSVDDWYAEPPTQVTIPLDPGLTPKENAELRFKRHRKGKRGLEHAERRRTETLEELDWLEGVALALEEADSPAELDPVREELVAAGLLKGARPAAKRPASSGVDAGIRQTLSPSGLTIFWGLNNRANDRVSKSLTATNDLWFHAHRLPGCHLLLKRDGRREIPEEDIVFAASLAAGYSRGRHDLKVEVMLTSGKKVRKPKGARPGLVLAEPERTLMVAPRRLERDAGKRSE from the coding sequence ATGGATATTCTCACTCTCGACGCGATCGTCCGCGAACTTAAACCCCTGTTGACCGGCGCGGCCGTTGGTAAAATTCATCAGCCCGGCGCCGACGATCTGGTCCTGCGCCTGTGGAATGGGCGGGAGAATCTGCGGCTGCTGATTTCCGCCTCGGCCCGCGCGGCGCGCCTCCATCTGACCGCCGAGACCGCGCCCAATCCGCAGACACCACCGCGCTTTTGTCAATTGCTGCGATCGCGGCTGCGGCGCCTGCTGACCATCGCCCGGGTTCCCGGTGAACGTATCGTGCGCCTGGTCTTCAGCGGGGCAGGGGAGAGTCGTTGGACCCTGGTCGCCGAGCTCTACGGCCCGCAGGCCAATCTTCTGCTTCTCGACGGCGAAGGGCGGATTGTCGACAGCCTGAAGCGGCAGGCGGAGACTGGGCGGCCGGCTTTGCCCACTACGGTCTACGTTCCACCGCCGGCCCTTGAGCGGCTGGATCTGGTCGCAGACCTTCCGCAACCGCCGACTGAGCAGCCTTTGGTCGACTGGCTGAATCAGGCGGTGACGCCCATGACTCCGCTTTTGGCGGCCGATCTCGATGCGGCCGTCGCCTGCGGCGGCGATCTGCGGACGGTTCTGGAGGATTTTCGAGCACTTTGGCTCGCTGAGAAATTCTCCCCCTGTATTGTCGGTTGGCGGGGACGTTCCTGGCTCACGCCGTTGCTTCCGGCTTATCTGGAACTGGAATCGGCGCGGCGCTTTGCCACGGTATCCGAAGCGGCCGAGGCCTATTACTGCGATGGGGCGCAGGACGCCGTTTTTGGCGGCGGTCGCGGCGAGTTGGAACGCCTGCTGGGCAAGTCCAGGGCACGGCTGCGTCGGCGCCTGGAACAGATCGAAGCGGAAACGGCCCGCATGGGCGATTATCAACGCGAGCAGCAGTGGGGCGAACTGCTGCTCGGCAATCTCGCCCGGTTGCGTCGAGGGATGACGGAACTCTCCGTGGACGACTGGTATGCCGAGCCGCCGACCCAGGTGACCATTCCCCTCGACCCGGGGCTGACGCCGAAGGAAAACGCCGAGCTCCGCTTCAAGCGTCACCGCAAGGGGAAACGAGGGCTGGAACACGCCGAGCGCCGACGGACCGAGACCCTGGAGGAACTGGACTGGCTGGAGGGGGTGGCGTTGGCGCTGGAGGAGGCGGATAGCCCCGCCGAACTCGATCCGGTGCGGGAAGAGTTGGTCGCCGCCGGGTTGCTCAAGGGGGCACGCCCCGCTGCTAAGCGTCCGGCGTCTTCCGGTGTCGATGCAGGCATCCGGCAAACTCTTAGCCCCTCGGGCTTGACCATCTTCTGGGGTCTAAATAACCGCGCCAACGACCGGGTCAGCAAGTCCCTGACCGCTACCAACGACCTCTGGTTTCACGCTCATCGTCTGCCTGGTTGTCACCTGCTGCTCAAGCGTGACGGGCGGCGTGAGATCCCGGAAGAAGATATCGTTTTTGCTGCGTCCCTGGCGGCGGGGTATTCGCGGGGGCGGCACGACCTCAAGGTTGAAGTGATGCTGACCTCGGGGAAAAAAGTGCGCAAGCCCAAGGGCGCCCGACCCGGGCTGGTTCTGGCCGAGCCGGAACGGACCCTGATGGTGGCGCCTCGCCGCCTGGAGAGGGATGCCGGAAAAAGATCGGAATAA
- a CDS encoding lytic murein transglycosylase encodes MTRYACFIGCLLLALFSTPTSAMANLPDFTTWLDQVRAEALARGISPATVASGLDGLTPLDYVIEQDRKQMPRSDGQKRTGMYSRYLQRVMPPQKIERAKARYLERRNLLRRINAHFGVPGHYLVALWGIESHFGDHQGKTPVIQALATLAYDGRRGEFFRGELFRALEIIDQGHIQPESMVGSWAGAMGQVQFMPSSFMNFAVDFDGDGRKDIWSNEADALASAANYLNANGWRSGQGWGEKVVLPKGFNTRLAGLNTRKTLAQWRRLGVRHIDGPGHLQASLLLPDGTNSPAFLVYDNFRVLLHWNRSQSFALTVGHLAHRLYALERKTFP; translated from the coding sequence ATGACAAGATACGCATGTTTCATCGGCTGCCTGCTACTCGCCCTTTTCAGCACGCCGACGTCGGCAATGGCGAACCTTCCCGACTTCACGACCTGGCTCGACCAGGTTCGCGCCGAGGCCCTGGCCCGGGGGATCTCCCCGGCGACGGTCGCCTCCGGCCTGGATGGACTGACGCCGCTCGATTACGTCATCGAACAGGACCGCAAGCAGATGCCGCGCAGCGACGGTCAGAAACGCACCGGGATGTACAGCCGCTATCTGCAACGGGTGATGCCCCCGCAAAAGATTGAACGGGCCAAGGCCCGTTATCTGGAACGCCGCAACCTGTTGCGCCGTATCAACGCCCACTTCGGGGTGCCCGGCCATTATCTGGTGGCGTTGTGGGGGATCGAAAGCCATTTCGGCGATCATCAGGGCAAGACCCCGGTTATCCAGGCCTTGGCCACCCTCGCTTACGACGGCCGGCGGGGGGAGTTTTTCCGGGGGGAACTCTTCCGCGCCCTGGAGATCATCGATCAGGGGCATATCCAGCCGGAGAGCATGGTCGGTTCCTGGGCCGGAGCTATGGGGCAGGTGCAGTTCATGCCGTCGAGTTTCATGAATTTCGCCGTCGATTTCGACGGTGACGGGCGCAAGGACATCTGGAGCAACGAAGCCGATGCTCTGGCCTCAGCCGCCAACTACTTGAATGCCAACGGCTGGCGTTCGGGACAGGGCTGGGGGGAAAAGGTAGTGCTACCCAAGGGTTTCAATACTCGTCTGGCTGGACTGAACACGCGCAAGACCCTCGCTCAATGGCGACGCCTCGGCGTTCGCCATATCGATGGGCCCGGTCATCTCCAGGCATCGCTGCTGCTCCCCGACGGCACCAACAGTCCGGCCTTTCTGGTTTACGACAATTTCCGTGTGCTCCTCCACTGGAACCGCTCCCAATCCTTCGCCCTGACCGTCGGTCATCTGGCCCACCGCCTTTACGCCTTGGAGCGGAAAACCTTTCCCTGA